One Acidobacteriota bacterium genomic region harbors:
- a CDS encoding zinc ribbon domain-containing protein yields the protein MPIYEFYCPDCHTIFNFLSRTIDTARRPNCPRCQRPELERQVSAFAISKGRKETEDGLPDDLDDSRLDGVMEQLAREAEGVDENDPRQLSRVMRRLYEATGLPLGGPMEEALRRLESGEDPDQIEAEMGDQLEGLDPFSPEGVKRARRRLLPPAHDDTLYDM from the coding sequence ATGCCCATCTACGAATTTTACTGTCCCGACTGCCACACCATTTTCAACTTCCTGTCCCGAACCATTGACACGGCCAGGCGGCCAAACTGTCCGCGTTGTCAGCGGCCGGAGCTGGAGCGGCAGGTGTCGGCGTTCGCCATCTCGAAGGGGCGGAAGGAGACCGAGGACGGCTTGCCCGACGACCTGGACGACTCCCGCCTCGATGGCGTGATGGAACAGCTTGCCCGCGAGGCGGAAGGGGTGGACGAAAACGACCCGCGCCAGCTGTCGCGGGTGATGCGGCGCCTCTACGAGGCCACCGGCCTGCCCCTGGGCGGGCCGATGGAGGAGGCGCTCCGGCGTCTCGAGTCGGGGGAGGACCCGGACCAGATCGAGGCGGAGATGGGCGACCAGTTGGAGGGACTGGACCCGTTTTCGCCCGAGGGTGTGAAGCGGGCGCGCCGCCGCCTGTTGCCGCCGGCGCACGACGACACCCTTTACGATATGTAA